Proteins from a single region of Bdellovibrio bacteriovorus HD100:
- a CDS encoding amidase, protein MNELLKLSALDLHKKVQTKEVSPSEVLEAHITRIEQVNPALNAMVEDDFVRARKLAHEQTETLAKNNSDLPPLFGVPFTVKEMFSYQGMKRTGGSIHHKNDVMDWDATVVARMKKAGGIPMGTTNVPELGFWFECFNPVYGRTSNPYDLGRTCGGSSGGEGALIGAGASPLGLGSDIGGSIRMPASFCGVFGHKPSRYLLPLTGHFPFEQNDFRTLLLDQKYPYTSMGPMTRKAVDLAPMMKILMGSDDIDQHTLKNPTMEELSQEWKGRKVLICPNPVFHRARGTDDEMVQVVKNCGKLFEELGAHVEELDPRFFVRSAELWFAAVKNSKNRNLYETLMGPTQHLSIGKEILQLTFGKGNYTLPNLLVSLAEIFDTRKKDFTEEMQALAKMKSDLDEKLGADGILILPPHPRVAPKHRAPLWSPFDFIYTAIFTTLGHPATSVPMGLNEDGIPLGVQVVGPYMKDHLTLACAEFLETTFGGWQPPKNL, encoded by the coding sequence ATGAATGAACTACTGAAATTATCCGCATTAGATCTGCATAAAAAAGTTCAAACCAAAGAAGTCTCCCCGTCTGAAGTTCTTGAGGCGCACATCACGCGCATCGAACAGGTGAACCCGGCCTTGAATGCGATGGTCGAAGATGACTTCGTCCGTGCCAGAAAATTGGCGCACGAACAGACTGAAACTTTGGCGAAGAACAATTCGGATCTTCCGCCACTGTTCGGTGTTCCTTTCACCGTCAAAGAAATGTTCTCTTACCAGGGCATGAAACGCACCGGGGGCAGCATCCATCACAAAAATGACGTGATGGACTGGGACGCCACAGTTGTCGCGCGAATGAAAAAAGCCGGTGGCATTCCCATGGGCACCACCAATGTGCCGGAACTGGGATTCTGGTTTGAGTGCTTCAATCCTGTTTACGGTCGCACCAGCAATCCGTATGACCTGGGCCGCACCTGTGGTGGCAGCAGCGGTGGTGAAGGTGCCTTGATCGGCGCGGGGGCTTCTCCGCTGGGTCTTGGCAGTGATATCGGCGGCAGCATCCGCATGCCGGCGTCCTTCTGCGGGGTCTTTGGTCACAAGCCGTCTCGCTATTTGTTGCCACTGACCGGCCACTTCCCGTTTGAACAAAATGACTTCCGCACGCTGTTGCTGGATCAAAAGTATCCGTACACGTCTATGGGGCCGATGACCCGCAAAGCCGTGGATCTGGCGCCGATGATGAAGATCCTGATGGGTTCTGATGATATCGATCAGCACACGCTGAAAAATCCGACCATGGAAGAACTGTCCCAGGAATGGAAAGGCCGCAAGGTTTTGATTTGTCCTAACCCCGTCTTCCACCGCGCGCGCGGAACGGATGATGAAATGGTGCAAGTGGTGAAAAACTGCGGAAAGCTCTTTGAGGAACTGGGCGCCCACGTTGAAGAACTGGATCCAAGATTCTTCGTCCGTTCTGCCGAACTGTGGTTTGCGGCGGTGAAAAACTCGAAGAACAGAAACTTGTATGAAACCCTGATGGGTCCCACCCAGCATCTGTCGATTGGGAAAGAAATCCTGCAGCTGACTTTCGGTAAAGGTAACTACACCCTGCCAAATCTGCTGGTGTCTTTGGCTGAAATTTTTGACACCCGCAAAAAAGACTTCACTGAAGAAATGCAGGCCTTGGCCAAGATGAAATCCGACCTGGATGAAAAACTGGGAGCGGACGGAATTTTGATTCTGCCTCCGCACCCGCGTGTGGCGCCGAAACACAGAGCTCCGCTATGGTCCCCGTTTGATTTCATTTACACGGCGATCTTTACGACTCTAGGACATCCAGCGACGTCCGTGCCCATGGGCCTGAACGAAGACGGTATTCCATTGGGAGTTCAAGTGGTCGGTCCTTACATGAAAGACCATCTGACGCTGGCGTGTGCGGAATTCCTGGAAACGACTTTCGGCGGCTGGCAGCCGCCCAAAAACCTATAG
- a CDS encoding ABC transporter permease, whose protein sequence is MKKVLLVFAILFLSTLVLATVFYPWVLNSSGLEQNVESILLPPGSEHWFGTDTLGRDLFARVLMGGRISLLVGLVGSFLAFMMGFVYGAIAGWSEGIVDRILMRFCDILMAVPSFILVSVMCLSLQLLLPFEDPLTRALIGLCISIAVTHWMSLARVTRGMVLEIKRKPYVEAAISLGGSRVHVMLRHVLPNMLGTLLILVAMQIPTNILYESFMSFIGLGIHPPYTSWGILVREGWKTLSSFPHLILYPSLMLFLTVWSFHIILDHLRTKYRI, encoded by the coding sequence ATGAAAAAGGTGCTTTTGGTTTTTGCCATTTTGTTCCTTTCCACTCTGGTGCTGGCCACGGTTTTCTATCCGTGGGTGTTGAACAGCTCGGGGCTTGAACAAAACGTCGAAAGCATTCTTTTACCGCCCGGATCAGAACACTGGTTCGGCACGGACACCCTGGGTCGGGATCTGTTTGCCCGGGTGTTGATGGGCGGGCGCATTTCTTTGCTGGTGGGCCTGGTGGGTTCGTTCCTGGCTTTTATGATGGGCTTTGTTTACGGGGCCATTGCCGGTTGGAGCGAAGGGATTGTCGATCGCATCTTGATGCGTTTTTGTGACATCCTGATGGCGGTGCCAAGTTTCATTCTGGTGTCGGTAATGTGTTTAAGTCTGCAGTTGCTGCTTCCATTTGAAGATCCGCTCACTCGGGCATTGATCGGCTTGTGCATCAGTATTGCGGTGACCCACTGGATGAGTCTTGCGCGCGTCACCCGCGGCATGGTTTTGGAAATCAAACGCAAGCCCTACGTGGAAGCGGCAATTTCACTAGGTGGCAGCCGTGTGCACGTGATGCTTCGCCATGTGCTTCCGAATATGCTGGGAACACTGCTGATTCTGGTGGCGATGCAGATTCCGACCAATATTTTGTATGAAAGCTTCATGAGCTTTATCGGCCTGGGAATTCATCCCCCCTATACAAGCTGGGGAATTTTGGTGCGCGAAGGGTGGAAGACTCTTTCAAGCTTCCCGCATCTGATCTTGTATCCAAGCCTGATGTTGTTCCTGACCGTCTGGAGCTTCCACATCATCTTGGATCATCTACGCACCAAATACCGTATTTAA
- the ychF gene encoding redox-regulated ATPase YchF has product MALQVGIVGLPNVGKSTLFNALTSAKAEAANYPFCTIDPNVGVVTVPDPRMDKITEFIKPQKVVPTTMEFVDIAGIVKGASQGEGLGNQFLSHIRQTDAIVHVVRCFDDPNIIHVAGSVEPIRDIEIINTELLLADLDSVEKRLQRTEKQAKNSTDKKLKLDVEVAKKIKEALGKGLPARAVVLDEMEQVALKEMHLLTAKPVLYAMNVNDADFAAGGNDWTKAVEARAAEENNKTILICSAMEAEIALLPPEERKDFLDALGAEEPGLNRLIREAYTLLGLQTYFTAGVTEVRAWTIRANTKAPQAAGVIHSDFERGFIKAETYHCEDLFKYKSEQAIKDAGKYRIEGKEYVVKDGDVLFFKFNV; this is encoded by the coding sequence ATGGCACTTCAAGTCGGTATCGTAGGTCTTCCGAACGTGGGTAAGAGCACGCTTTTCAATGCTCTGACATCTGCCAAGGCTGAGGCGGCCAACTATCCATTCTGTACTATCGACCCGAACGTGGGCGTGGTGACAGTTCCAGATCCTCGCATGGATAAAATCACTGAATTCATCAAACCTCAAAAAGTTGTTCCGACAACTATGGAGTTCGTGGATATCGCGGGTATCGTAAAAGGTGCGTCCCAGGGTGAAGGTTTGGGAAATCAGTTCCTGTCCCACATCCGTCAGACAGACGCGATCGTTCATGTGGTTCGTTGTTTTGACGACCCAAATATCATTCACGTGGCGGGTTCTGTGGAGCCTATCCGTGACATCGAAATCATCAACACTGAATTGTTGCTGGCAGATTTGGACTCTGTTGAAAAGCGCCTTCAGCGCACGGAAAAACAGGCGAAAAACTCCACTGACAAAAAGCTGAAACTGGATGTCGAAGTTGCCAAGAAAATCAAAGAAGCTCTGGGCAAGGGTCTTCCTGCCCGCGCTGTGGTTTTGGACGAGATGGAGCAAGTTGCTTTGAAAGAGATGCACCTTCTGACCGCCAAGCCGGTTCTTTACGCGATGAACGTCAACGACGCTGACTTCGCAGCCGGTGGCAATGACTGGACAAAGGCTGTTGAAGCCCGCGCCGCTGAAGAAAACAACAAAACCATCCTGATCTGTTCTGCGATGGAAGCTGAAATCGCTTTGTTGCCGCCAGAAGAACGCAAGGACTTCCTGGATGCACTGGGCGCGGAAGAGCCAGGCTTGAACCGCCTGATCCGCGAAGCTTACACACTTTTGGGGCTTCAGACTTACTTCACCGCAGGTGTGACGGAAGTGCGTGCATGGACGATCCGTGCAAACACCAAAGCTCCTCAAGCGGCGGGTGTGATCCACTCTGACTTTGAGCGTGGATTCATCAAAGCTGAAACTTACCACTGTGAAGACTTGTTCAAGTACAAATCTGAGCAAGCAATCAAAGACGCTGGTAAATACCGCATCGAAGGCAAAGAGTACGTTGTGAAAGACGGCGACGTTTTGTTCTTCAAATTTAACGTTTAA
- the pth gene encoding aminoacyl-tRNA hydrolase, producing the protein MWLIVGLGNPGGEYKLTRHNIGFMAVDFLMEGLGNPPIKNQFKAEIAQAKIKDHPVIFCKPQTYMNLSGESVQPLMGFYKIPLERLIVIHDEIDQPFAQMKIQKNRGHGGHNGIKSISGLMGSMDYTRLRLGVGRPANPNIPVPDYVLGKFTKEEFAQMPDFLNKAGDAVESIILDGIQKASTKFNT; encoded by the coding sequence ATGTGGTTGATTGTTGGTCTTGGCAATCCGGGTGGCGAGTACAAGCTGACCCGTCATAACATCGGCTTTATGGCCGTGGACTTTCTGATGGAAGGCCTGGGAAATCCCCCGATCAAAAATCAGTTCAAAGCCGAAATCGCTCAGGCGAAAATCAAGGACCACCCGGTTATCTTTTGCAAACCCCAGACGTACATGAATCTGTCCGGCGAATCCGTACAACCCCTGATGGGATTTTATAAAATCCCTCTGGAACGCCTGATCGTCATCCACGACGAAATTGACCAGCCGTTTGCGCAGATGAAAATCCAGAAAAACCGTGGGCACGGCGGCCATAACGGCATTAAAAGCATTTCAGGGCTGATGGGCTCGATGGACTACACCCGACTGCGTTTGGGGGTGGGTCGCCCGGCCAACCCGAATATCCCCGTGCCTGATTACGTCCTGGGTAAGTTCACCAAGGAAGAGTTCGCGCAGATGCCGGATTTCCTGAACAAAGCCGGCGATGCTGTGGAAAGCATCATCCTGGATGGAATTCAAAAAGCTTCGACAAAATTCAACACTTAG
- a CDS encoding ABC transporter permease, with protein sequence MTASLGVLAALTFVLLKALPGGPFDEETALNPVVREKLAQHWGLEQSLPSQIGNYLLSVVQGDLGVSMSKPDRTVVEIIGQGLGNTLTLNAIALCVILVGAFVIAVAAVRFRETWFENLVDQTVIAFLSLPSLFWGPLLIYAFGFYWNLLPVAFLSSPAHYILPVVTLSVRPLASLIRLLKNSLNENLQQDYARTAKAKGVGVWGVLIHHVLKNSLIPFLSYVGPLTVSLLSGSFLVEVLFAVPGLGSEFIAALNDRDYTLIVGLTLFYGTLLIVVNSFIDVLLKLADPRLQERA encoded by the coding sequence ATGACAGCGTCGCTAGGGGTCCTAGCGGCGTTGACGTTTGTGCTGTTGAAAGCTCTTCCGGGCGGTCCTTTCGATGAAGAGACGGCCCTGAATCCCGTGGTGCGCGAAAAGCTGGCGCAACACTGGGGACTGGAACAAAGCCTTCCTTCCCAAATAGGGAACTATCTTCTGTCCGTCGTGCAAGGGGACTTGGGTGTCTCGATGTCGAAACCCGATCGCACGGTGGTGGAAATCATCGGCCAGGGTTTGGGTAACACACTGACGTTAAATGCCATCGCGCTTTGTGTGATTTTGGTGGGCGCCTTTGTGATCGCCGTGGCCGCCGTAAGATTCCGTGAAACTTGGTTTGAAAATCTGGTCGATCAGACCGTGATCGCGTTCTTGTCCTTACCCAGCCTGTTCTGGGGGCCTCTGTTGATTTACGCCTTTGGTTTTTATTGGAATCTTTTGCCCGTGGCGTTCTTGTCTTCTCCAGCGCACTACATTTTGCCCGTGGTGACTTTAAGTGTGCGACCGCTGGCCTCCTTGATTCGTTTGTTGAAAAACTCCCTGAATGAAAATCTGCAGCAGGATTATGCCCGCACCGCCAAAGCCAAAGGCGTCGGCGTGTGGGGAGTTTTGATTCATCATGTACTTAAAAACTCGCTGATTCCGTTTTTAAGTTATGTCGGTCCTTTGACTGTGTCGCTGCTGTCAGGTTCTTTCCTGGTCGAAGTTTTGTTCGCCGTGCCTGGTTTGGGCAGTGAATTTATCGCCGCCTTGAACGACCGGGATTACACTTTGATTGTGGGCCTGACGTTGTTCTATGGAACTTTGTTGATTGTGGTGAATTCCTTTATTGATGTGCTGCTGAAGCTGGCGGATCCACGCCTGCAGGAGCGCGCATGA